The Natator depressus isolate rNatDep1 chromosome 8, rNatDep2.hap1, whole genome shotgun sequence genome window below encodes:
- the BARHL2 gene encoding barH-like 2 homeobox protein, with protein sequence MEGSSGSSFGIDTILSTNGSGSPGVMNGDFRQLNSDARTADFRNQATPSPCSEIDTVGTAPSSPISVTLEHPEQHLVQEHHHLHHGQQQQQQQQQSLQQSPQQQQQLGSGNSAPRTSTSSFLIKDILGDSKPLAACAPYSTSVSSPHHTPKQEGNAANESFRPKLEQEDSKTKLDKRDDTQNDLKCHGTKEEGDREITSSRDSPPVRAKKPRKARTAFSDHQLNQLERSFERQKYLSVQDRMDLAAALNLTDTQVKTWYQNRRTKWKRQTAVGLELLAEAGNYSALQRMFPSPYFYHPSLLGSMDSTTAAAAAAAMYSSMYRTPPAPHPQLQRPLVPRVLIHGLGPGGQPALNPLASPIPGTPHPR encoded by the exons ATGGAAGGATCTAGCGGGTCGAGCTTTGGAATAGACACGATTTTGTCTACTAACGGCTCAGGCAGCCCCGGCGTGATGAACGGAGACTTTCGCCAGCTCAACAGCGATGCCAGGACTGCGGATTTTAGAAACCAGGCCACCCCGTCCCCTTGTTCGGAGATAGACACAGTAGGGACGGCTCCTTCGTCCCCCATCTCCGTCACCCTGGAGCACCCCGAGCAGCATCTGGTGCAAGAGCATCACCATCTCCATcacggccagcagcagcagcagcagcagcagcaaagtttGCAGCAATCACCCCAACAGCAACAACAGTTGGGCTCGGGCAACTCTGCCCCCAGGACTTCCACctcttcttttttaattaaagacaTTTTGGGCGACAGCAAACCGCTGGCGGCTTGTGCACCTTACAGCACCAGTGTCTCCTCTCCCCATCACACCCCAAAACAAGAGGGCAACGCAGCCAACGAGAGCTTCAGGCCAAAACTAGAGCAGGAGGACAGCAAAACCAAACTAGACAAACGCGACGATACGCAGAATGATCTCAAATGCCACG GGACAAAAGAAGAGGGCGACCGGGAGATTACAAGTAGCCGGGATAGCCCCCCAGTCCGAGCGAAGAAACCTCGGAAGGCGAGGACGGCCTTTTCGGACCATCAGCTCAATCAGCTGGAGAGGAGCTTCGAGCGGCAGAAGTATTTGAGCGTGCAAGACCGCATGGACCTGGCTGCGGCTCTCAACCTGACCGACACGCAGGTCAAAACCTGGTACCAGAACCGGAG GACGAAGTGGAAGCGGCAGACGGCGGTGGGACTGGAGCTGCTGGCCGAAGCCGGGAATTATTCCGCTCTCCAGAGGATGTTCCCTTCTCCCTATTTCTACCACCCGAGCTTGCTGGGTAGCATGGACAGCACGACAGCGGCTGCAGCGGCCGCGGCCATGTACAGCAGCATGTACCGGACTCCCCCAGCTCCGCACCCTCAGCTCCAGCGGCCCCTCGTGCCCCGCGTGCTCATCCACGGCCTGGGGCCCGGGGGTCAGCCCGCTCTCAACCCCTTGGCCAGCCCTATCCCGGGTACCCCGCACCCCCGGTGA